A portion of the Camelus bactrianus isolate YW-2024 breed Bactrian camel chromosome 25, ASM4877302v1, whole genome shotgun sequence genome contains these proteins:
- the EBAG9 gene encoding receptor-binding cancer antigen expressed on SiSo cells: protein MAITQFRLFKVCTCLATVFSFLKRLICRSGRGRKLSGDQITLPTTVDYSSVPKQADVEEWTSWDEDAPTSVKIEGGNGNVAAQQNALEQLEPDYFKDMTPTIRKTQKIIIKKREPLNFGIPDGSTGFSSRLAATQDMPFIHQSPELGDLDTWQENTNAWEEEEDAAWQAEEVLRQQKIADREKRAAEQQRKKMEKEAQRLMKKEQNKIGVKLS from the exons ATGGCTATTACACAGTTTCGGTTATTTAAAGTTTGTACTTGCCTAGCAACAGTATTCTCATTCCTAAAGAGATTAATATGCAG atCTGGCAGAGGACGGAAATTAAGTGGAGACCAGATAACTTTGCCAACTACAGTTGATTATTCATCAGTTCCTAAACag GCAGATGTTGAAGAGTGGACCTCCTGGGATGAAGATGCACCCACAAGCGTAAAGATTGAAGGAGGGAATGGGAACGTGGCAGCACAACAAAATGCTTTAGAACAACTAGAACCCGACTATTTTAAGGACATGACACCAACTATAAGGAAAACCCAGAAA ATCATTATTAAGAAGAGAGAACCATTAAATTTTGGCATCCCAGATGGTAGCACTGGTTTCTCTAGTAGATTAGCAGCTACACAAGATATGCCTTTTATTCATCAATCT cctgaaTTAGGTGACTTGGATACCTGGCAGGAAAATACCAATGCATGGGAAGAAGAAGAGGATGCCGCCTGGCAGGCCGAGGAAGTTCTGAG GCAGCAGAAGAtagcagacagagaaaagagagcagcagagcagcaaaggaagaagatggaaaaggaagCACAGCGGCTAATGAAGAAGGAACAGAACAAAATTGGTGTGAAACTTTCATAA